Proteins encoded together in one Pelagicoccus albus window:
- a CDS encoding flagellar motor protein MotB — protein MKQQVVHHGGAWKVAYADFVTAMMALFMVLWLTSQDENLKKDLARYFQDPYNTPMDNSMGVIESTAEGQVSNQDGQSKGKAEISDFKVLYDMAQEFMRLLNIESANPDQKPVDLDVTSDGLRVTLYDRDAHPFFVENTADYTPWGSFVIETLSWLVQRHGFMVRVDGYVSEGFEGDGWEYTAWELSSDRANSTRRLLERYGVHAGQFKSVTAHGTMEPLPFMHPTAESNDRVSISLVLTELYNNLREYETERESQVDTEY, from the coding sequence ATGAAACAGCAGGTCGTACACCACGGTGGGGCTTGGAAAGTGGCCTACGCGGACTTCGTTACCGCGATGATGGCGCTTTTCATGGTACTCTGGTTGACTTCCCAGGACGAAAACTTGAAGAAGGATCTGGCTCGCTATTTTCAGGATCCATACAATACCCCGATGGACAATTCAATGGGGGTAATCGAGAGCACCGCGGAGGGGCAAGTGTCCAATCAGGATGGACAGTCCAAGGGCAAGGCGGAGATTTCCGATTTCAAGGTTCTCTACGATATGGCCCAGGAGTTCATGCGCTTGCTGAACATCGAAAGCGCCAACCCGGACCAGAAACCTGTCGATCTAGACGTGACCAGCGATGGGCTGCGAGTCACGCTTTACGACCGGGATGCTCATCCGTTTTTCGTAGAAAATACGGCCGATTATACGCCTTGGGGCTCCTTTGTGATCGAAACGCTTTCCTGGCTTGTTCAGCGTCACGGATTCATGGTTCGGGTCGACGGCTACGTGTCAGAAGGATTCGAAGGTGATGGCTGGGAGTATACGGCCTGGGAACTTTCTAGTGATCGGGCAAATTCTACCCGCCGTTTGCTCGAGCGATATGGGGTACATGCGGGACAGTTCAAGTCCGTGACCGCTCATGGCACCATGGAACCGCTGCCCTTCATGCATCCTACCGCTGAATCCAATGACCGCGTTTCGATAAGCCTTGTCTTGACCGAGCTCTACAACAATCTCCGAGAGTACGAGACCGAACGAGAATCTCAGGTCGACACAGAGTACTAA
- a CDS encoding flagellar hook-basal body protein, producing MLNGVYQNAAAMTGLENWNNSIAQNIAQSSVPGYKKALLSFEGVEAGSVGVKDQFGNILEHASIQTKGVGSVDFSEGSIVTTNGELDFAIEGEGFFELRADDGQLVYTRDGQFKVNDEGELVSKQGFHVMSDTRNIIQLIPDGGPVQAAKDGTVRQGGQKVAELSLRSVEDTSSMIRSHGGFILTGDNKSNAIDADSRFVRHGSLEQSNVSATTEMINLINVSRSFQLNQKVIQQHDDALGKAIQSLGGH from the coding sequence ATGCTGAACGGAGTCTACCAAAACGCAGCGGCCATGACGGGCCTCGAGAACTGGAACAATTCTATTGCCCAGAACATCGCCCAATCGTCCGTGCCCGGTTACAAGAAGGCCTTGCTTTCTTTCGAGGGAGTCGAAGCCGGAAGTGTAGGAGTAAAGGACCAGTTTGGAAACATTCTCGAACATGCCTCCATCCAGACCAAAGGTGTGGGCAGCGTAGACTTCTCGGAAGGTTCGATTGTCACCACCAACGGGGAGCTCGATTTCGCGATCGAAGGCGAAGGATTCTTTGAGCTTCGTGCCGATGACGGCCAACTGGTCTACACCCGAGATGGCCAGTTCAAGGTCAACGACGAAGGCGAGCTCGTGAGCAAGCAAGGGTTTCACGTCATGTCTGATACCCGCAACATCATTCAGCTGATTCCAGACGGTGGGCCAGTACAGGCTGCCAAGGACGGAACTGTTCGCCAAGGCGGACAAAAGGTTGCCGAGCTCAGCCTCCGCTCTGTTGAAGATACTAGCAGTATGATTCGCTCGCATGGCGGTTTCATCCTTACCGGAGACAATAAGAGCAATGCCATCGATGCGGATTCTCGTTTCGTTCGCCACGGCTCTCTGGAGCAAAGCAACGTCTCTGCCACCACCGAAATGATCAACCTGATCAATGTCTCTCGCTCTTTTCAGCTCAACCAAAAGGTCATCCAGCAACATGACGACGCCCTCGGAAAGGCGATCCAGTCATTGGGCGGCCACTAA
- the flgG gene encoding flagellar basal-body rod protein FlgG, translated as MSISLYSAASGMEAQQTNLNVISNNIANVSTTGFKKSKVEFQDMFYQVPKSVGADSGGNIIPTGIQVGTGTQVVSTSKVFTQGQVSQTGEEMDVAIVGDGFFQVTGTDGEPLYTRDGAFKVGPNGNVTNSQGMTAVGFPSPPDGTNGITINNTGGVTFTNDSGDILGTGDIQLARFRNPSGLLALGGNLFRETEASGAPTVGTPGENGIGTLQQGYLETSNVNIVEEMVNMILAQRAYEINSKSIQTSDSMMQQVSQLKR; from the coding sequence ATGAGCATTTCACTATACTCCGCGGCCAGCGGGATGGAGGCCCAGCAGACCAACCTCAACGTTATCTCCAACAATATAGCGAACGTGAGCACGACCGGCTTCAAGAAGAGCAAGGTCGAATTTCAAGATATGTTCTATCAAGTGCCCAAGTCTGTAGGTGCGGACTCGGGAGGAAATATAATCCCAACGGGTATACAGGTCGGTACAGGTACCCAGGTGGTGTCTACCTCCAAGGTTTTCACGCAGGGCCAGGTTTCTCAGACTGGTGAGGAAATGGATGTGGCAATCGTGGGTGACGGCTTCTTTCAAGTAACTGGCACTGATGGAGAGCCGCTCTACACTCGTGACGGCGCATTCAAAGTCGGCCCGAATGGAAACGTAACGAATTCTCAGGGTATGACAGCGGTTGGTTTCCCTTCGCCACCTGATGGAACCAATGGTATCACCATCAACAACACCGGCGGCGTTACCTTTACCAATGACAGTGGAGACATTCTGGGAACAGGAGACATCCAATTGGCTCGCTTCCGCAATCCATCAGGACTATTGGCGCTAGGTGGTAATCTATTCCGTGAGACCGAAGCGAGTGGGGCTCCCACCGTGGGAACTCCAGGCGAGAATGGAATCGGCACCTTGCAGCAGGGGTACCTTGAAACCTCCAACGTGAACATCGTGGAGGAGATGGTGAACATGATCCTAGCGCAACGCGCCTACGAGATTAACTCCAAGTCGATCCAGACCTCGGATTCGATGATGCAACAAGTAAGCCAGCTGAAGCGCTAG
- the flgA gene encoding flagellar basal body P-ring formation chaperone FlgA, whose product MKISILLRLSLGLGLAVFIFASALRASLDEILAPLPVAKIVVASAPVVELASEKTTDTIVTNNTKSELFAADAILSSDVEEVLRDSLEDALRPSGDLTLVPLRDLPDLSSHSQPFQINLVTIPNRLTRGNILVGFQVENEEGILGEWSVPFRVHLYSEVWYTRTRLGRGEIASPSDLESRRVDLLAEPDAVPASLESLLRREYSRDIQPGKPLTWGDLVERSLIRRGDVVEVSAVNGLLAITMRAIARQDGSDGDLILLRNIDSSKEFSAKVVGENRVEVVF is encoded by the coding sequence ATGAAAATTTCGATACTCCTTAGACTTTCTCTCGGCCTCGGCCTTGCCGTGTTCATTTTCGCTTCCGCCTTGCGCGCTTCGTTGGATGAAATCCTCGCGCCTTTGCCAGTCGCAAAGATCGTTGTAGCGTCTGCTCCTGTGGTCGAACTCGCTTCGGAAAAGACAACTGATACGATTGTAACGAACAACACAAAGAGTGAGCTGTTTGCGGCGGACGCCATCCTTAGCTCAGATGTGGAAGAAGTATTGAGAGACTCTTTAGAAGATGCTCTGCGTCCTTCAGGAGACCTTACCCTAGTGCCGCTTCGCGACTTGCCGGACTTGTCCTCGCACTCGCAGCCGTTCCAGATCAACTTGGTTACCATCCCCAACCGCCTCACTCGAGGCAACATACTGGTAGGTTTCCAAGTCGAAAACGAGGAGGGCATCCTAGGAGAATGGAGCGTCCCGTTTAGAGTTCATCTCTACAGCGAGGTCTGGTATACACGTACACGCTTGGGTCGCGGAGAGATCGCATCGCCTTCTGACTTGGAAAGCCGCCGTGTTGATCTGCTCGCCGAGCCAGATGCCGTCCCTGCCAGTCTCGAGAGTTTACTCCGACGCGAGTACAGCCGGGACATCCAGCCTGGTAAGCCGCTTACTTGGGGCGATCTAGTGGAACGCTCCCTCATTCGAAGAGGAGATGTCGTAGAGGTATCCGCGGTCAATGGCTTACTTGCCATCACCATGCGTGCGATTGCTCGTCAAGATGGGTCCGATGGAGACCTCATTCTTCTTAGGAACATCGATTCTTCCAAAGAGTTTTCCGCCAAGGTGGTAGGAGAGAATCGGGTAGAAGTGGTTTTTTAA
- a CDS encoding flagellar basal body L-ring protein FlgH, translated as MCKQLITTAALLLATALSGKSLWDSPKNNESGMFADRSGAQVGDIITLEIEEETIVNRTSSKSSSTSSNISQDLGSIVIGNVIETGSAAGSISLNPNDSFNGSGTVADTNIFQARVAVMVVDVQPNGNLIVEGARKVKSSGEAQYLVVRGIVRKDDVLSDNTVTSENVLNASIEMFSEGDLKTAQTKGWIQRLVDVTNVL; from the coding sequence ATGTGTAAGCAATTAATAACTACGGCAGCACTCCTCCTTGCCACGGCCCTTTCTGGCAAGTCTCTTTGGGATTCTCCCAAGAACAATGAAAGCGGCATGTTTGCGGATCGTTCCGGCGCTCAAGTCGGCGATATTATTACCCTGGAAATTGAAGAGGAGACCATCGTCAACCGAACAAGCTCCAAGTCATCCTCCACATCCTCAAATATTTCACAGGACCTAGGATCCATCGTAATTGGCAATGTTATAGAAACTGGTTCGGCAGCGGGAAGCATATCTCTAAACCCGAACGACTCTTTCAACGGATCCGGTACGGTGGCGGATACAAACATCTTTCAGGCGCGTGTCGCAGTGATGGTGGTCGATGTTCAGCCAAACGGAAACCTGATCGTTGAAGGCGCTCGCAAGGTTAAGTCCTCAGGCGAGGCGCAATACCTCGTGGTTCGTGGCATCGTTCGCAAGGACGATGTTCTGTCGGACAACACAGTCACTTCTGAAAACGTGCTCAATGCGTCAATCGAGATGTTTAGCGAAGGCGATCTCAAGACTGCCCAAACTAA